A segment of the Colletotrichum destructivum chromosome 3, complete sequence genome:
TGAGGGCAATGGTCGCAAGGGCAGATACGGGCGCCACATGGGAGTGCCAATCAAGAAGGAAGACATTGCCAATCCTACTCAGCCCATTCTACTTCCGGCTGCGCCAATCGCCACGACGGCTGCAATGGccgacaagaacaagaagcgGAAGCGATAGAGCGATGAGTTAGCAATTCCACGAGCACATGTCGGCACTCAAACAAGCACTTGCGGTGTCACCCCTTTTCTTCAGGCCATCTAGCTATTTTCTAgcgtggccgccgccaagttCCAGCACTGTCCCTACCAAGAGAGGTTATCGGCTCACCGGCGTTTGGCCCACAAAGATTATTTGAAAAGGATGCGGCGCTTGGGCCACGCATCATTTGACGCGCTTCCTATCGTAACAAAACAGGAGGATGTCTGATCTGGTCTTCAACGACCACCCAACAATACTGGCAAGAGGGAAAAGATTTTTTTTGGTGGTGAGGCTAATGGGGATCTGCCGGGTGAGGATGGTCGCTCATACTCCTTTTTGGCGTTTCGGATCCATTCTATGGGAAGCGGTGTTTTGCTATCTACCGGTTTGCGCGCGTGTCTGCTTTCCTCGTTACTtggttttttctttttttttcttttatGGCGGAGCCGACATCGAAGCGAGGAAGCTACAGTTTTTGGGCGACGTTGTGCGACTGTACGATGTGGTGTGTGGAGGAAAGCTCAAAAGCAACCGGAGGAGACGTCGGAACACTCGCAGGCGCGAACGCGTTCGCGCGAGCTCGCATGCGAGGATCCCAAAGTCCGAATTGTCAGGTGAATTGAGTAAAGGCATTGGGGGGTTGTCGggcgagaaggaaagaagaaaaaaaagcctGGCGGTTGGAACGTTGGCAGGCGAGGCGGTTTTGGGGCTTGCGCAAGGTTCAAATTGTCTGTGGTGAAGGTGGGATCGCTTGCCTTGGGGGGTTTTGTTATTTCCTATATTGCCGAGGGTGACAAGACTTATCTGCGCAACCGAGCTTGTCCCTTTTTCTCAATTGGTTCTCCTCTGGATGCGATTggaggcgggggaggggggtgggaggtGAGCAATTGCTGAGGGAAGCGGCTACGATAGGCAAACTGGTTTCTTTCCTACCCTTTTTATTATTTTTTTGAGGCAAAGTTTTCTGTATGGAaagccaagaagaagaaaaaaacacgTTGATCATGTAAAGCGAGGTTCAGAGCGACGTCGCGCAGGGCGATTGATGTGATGTGACAACCGTGTGGACGGCCGTCAGAGTCGGCGACCATGACACTACAATCGCCCGGCACGGAGCGGGGACAGAGGTGAACGGAAGTCGTTGAAAGATGGATGTGGGACTGAACCGTTTCGGGTGCTAGCGCGCGGTTCTCGCCGTTGCATCCCGTTCCGGCTcgggcgggggagggggtgcAAGTGGGAGTAAGGGGGGTGTGGACTGATAGCATATGTGGCTGCAGCTGCTTGGCTGGTGCTTTCTTGCCAATTTTTTCCATATTGGGTCTGGGTAACTTGTACCTTACGTGGCTGCAAAAAAAATATTCAAGATAGGGAAGCACGGTCGCACAGTGCGTGCGACCGGATGGGCCGTGCGGCGCGACCCAGAAGGGAGAGCGAAAGCTAGCGCTCAGGCGCGCCCGACTCTTTGGATCGCGCGCCAGCTGTTAAGCTTCCCGCGCGTGGTGGTACGAGAAGCTCCCAGATTATTACGTCATTCGACGCTCTTGGGTTTGACCCCGCACCTcgcgcaccgccgccgaacgccgccgcccctcctcaCCCCGCACATCTGCATCTTCGGGCAAACAATTCTATTGTTGTGAGGTGTACATGTATCTCTTGGTTGAAATGAAATGAAATGAAATGAAATGTGCGAATGCATCTATTTTCTTCCAATGATTGAATGCCCAAAGTGCATGCATGCATCTGCAATTGCGCTTgctttttgttttgttcATTACCCCTGCCTCCCGAGTTGCACCCTGTCTCTTCCTGATTTTGGCTTCGGCGCGCTAAGAAGGATTAtggaggcgaatgggttaCGGATCGGGTTTTGGGTAGAGGCGGTGTGCAGCGGTGTTGGGTTTCTTGACTCGAAGACGAGTCGCCGTGCGCCGCTGCAATGCGGACAGCGAGATGGCGCGTCGttgttttgtttgtttgtttacATTTCGCTTTTGttgtcccccctcccctctcatTACTGGATTGGGGGGAGGCGTTGGCGCAGCGCGGCTTGGGATTGGAGGGATTATCAAAGTTCGAGGTGTTGGGCGATGTTTCACTGGCCGAGACTGTGTCACAAACGCCGTGGTCGCGAAATCTGGGAGGGGGTACTGCAACTGTATGGTGGCAAAAACAAGGGGAGAATCACCGCAACTGATAGCCGTCAACAGTTATTCTATTCATGATGAgaacctcccctcccttgtACGTCTATTGAAAGACAGGGACGTGTGAGCAGATGTCAGACCAGGATGATGGTTGCGCAGTTTGTAATTGGTGACTTGGGTTGGGCGCTCATGGCAGGCGTTGGGGGGATGATGCGCCCGGGATGCGACGTGTGTTGCGATGAACAACAGTTTCGCAAAACGCGTTCGGCGGGGCCGTGCAGTGCCGTTACCCTTTACATGCCACGAGCCTTGCGCCAGGTCTCCGATTATAGACTCTCCATTGTGGCTCTGGAAGTGCTCTCATCCAGCAGGGAGCAGCCCAGCGATGCGATGAGATGCGCTCGCGTTAAAGATGGCGCAAGACGGTGAACAACCATAACGGACGGGGAATGCGCCTCGCATCCCATTCCGCACGGGTGGGGCTGATGAGATATCCGGGGCGGGGATCTAGAGGACCGTGCGCTCTCCGCTGTCGGTGTCACTACTTACACTTCTGCCGGGAAGTCTATTGGATCTTTGGACGGTTTTGGGTATCCCGAAGTTACGTATGCTCGAACGCATACTGTCTTGTTGGAGTTGAGAGGGTTGTGGAGAGAATGGAGACAGGGACGAAGCCCTGCCATTTTCGGTAACCAGATGTTGATTCTGTGAGGCCACAGGTGCATAAAACTCTTGGTTCGCGCCGATCCCAGAGCTAGCTGACGATCTCGCCCAAGTCTCCCGCTCTCTCTTGTCGTTACAGACGCTCGCTGGCCCAGACCGGCCCATTACGGTACACCTTGCCGGCCACTTCACCGTCTCCAGCCAGGCCCGCCCCGAAAAAAGGGACCATCTGACTGCACAGTGAAAGGGGACTGGCGGCCCCCAATCGGACTGTTTTCATTGGTGTGTTCGAGTCACGTCATCAAAACCAGGCTCACTCAGCCGACACTTGGCCGATGTCCCTGCCgccgcgaagaaggccatcAGTAGTAGTCCCATAATGGCGATTCGCATTGGGGGCAGGCGTTTGGTTTCTACaatgtcgaagaagccgtaCGGGTGACTCCATACCCTCGTCTATTCGGAACACCGTCGGTCAACACGCCAGTTTGCCGAACTGCCGCCCGCATCGCTGCAGGGCGCAATGGCGCACATCACTAAGGCGTGCCCGACCATCGACACCAGTGATCAGCTATCTTAGGGCGCAGAACGATGTCGTGGCGGGGACGAGACCCGCAAAGGCGGTTCGTAATTGGGCTGCCGGGATGGAATGGTGCGATCTCGGCCGTTGAGCAAAGATAGATCTACGAATAGGCACGCAACCGCCTTGCGCCTTTTTGGGTGTAACACCTTGATCGCACTCGATCTCGGCAGTCTTCTGATAGCGTCGGGGTATATAGATAAGCGCCCTTCTTTGCAGCCTGCTTACATATTGGGTCAATGAACCTGACGGGCTTGCCAAAAATACCTCTGTGAACAGTCCGCCGGCCGTGACCTCTACCGCACGTCTGTAAACGAAAGAAATTATGTCGGACGGAACGACGCCGATGAGAAGCCTCACTCACGGCGCAAACACCACCGGCAACGCCGCGGGGGAAAGCCTGAACAAAACTATGAACGTAGATGACCTCGAAGCGGATCCCGAGTGGTCCGCGGAGCATGACCTCGTTTACCCGGAAGGAGGATGGACAGCATGGTCCCAGGTTTTGGCCGGCAACATGCTCAACGCGCTGGCGTGGGGCTACCCGGCGACGTTCGGCGTCTACCAACTCTACTACACCGATAAGTTGCACCTGCCCGCGGCCCAGGTTTCGTGGATCGGCTCGGTCCAGATCTTCCTGACATTTGCCCTGTGCACCATCTCGGGCCGGCTGACGGACGCCGGCTACGCCCGGCATGCCGTTTTAGTGGGGTGCCTTTTTGTCATCTTTGGCTCCTTCATGACCAGTCTATGCACTCGGTACTGGCAGATCATGCTCGCCCAGGGCGTCTGCACCGGCATGGGCCTCGGTGTCCTCTTCATGCCAagcgtcgccatcatcgggTCCTACTTCAAGGAAAAGCGGTCTTTGGCGCTGGCCATTTCGACAACAGGCACTGGCGTTGGCAGCCTCATCTTTCCGTCGACCCTGCAGTACCTTGTTCCGCAAGTCGGGTTCCCTTGGGCCGTACGTTGCTCTGCCTTTGTCGCGCTCGCCGTTGCGACGATAGCCAATGTGCTTCTGAGACCCCGGCTACCCCCGAGAAAGTCCGGTCCGCTGGTCGAGTGGACCGCTTTTCGGGAAGGGCCGTACATTTTGTTCACCTTGGGAGTATTCTTCTATTTCATGGCACTGTATTTTGGTTTCTTCTACGTGAGTCGCAAACAGCCGCGGTGTGCCCCCAACACGCGCTCACGAACGCAACAGATCAACACATACTCCCGAAAGATTGTAGGGTTTTCGACGACCGATTCGGTATCGCTGCTTCTTATCACCAACGGCATGGGCATACCCATTCGCCCAGTcgttggctggctggctgaccgTCATGTCGGCCCCATTAACATGTTCATGTTGATGGTATTCCTGCTGGGCGGCATGGAGTTTGTATGGATCGGTGTAGAGACCAGGACGGGCATGTACATCTTCAGCGTCTTTTTCGGCTTGTCCAACGGAGCGGCACAGGGGGTGTTTGTAGGCTCAACGGCAAGCCTGACGACAGACCCGCAGAAGATGGGCACGCGCTTCGGTATGATTGCAACGATATCGGGCTTTGCGTCGTTGGCCGGGCCTCCAACGGCTGGCGCCATCATTgacaaggccggcgggcAGTATCTCGGGGCTCAGATATGGGGTGGCGCCATGATGATAGCGAGCTCACTGATGATTGCAGCGGCGAGAACCGCCAAGGCGGGAAAAGCCTGGAGGGTCAAGCTGTAATTTGGAAGTAATAGTATTTGGTTGCGAAGAGATTTCGAGAGGGAAGGCCGCGGGTATCGTACGTAGCTGGCAGCAAATACAAAAAGCGGCATCTTTGCAAGCAGGTCACCGACCAACCTGACATGCTAGCATATCTGTCGTTCGACGTGTAAGGCTtaggaaagaaagaagaacatGGTCTGTTAGTCTGCTACTTATATGGCGCCTTGTTCTACTTCTTTCTCAACAAATCGAGGGCTTCTGAAAGCAGTCGCGCAATTTGCTTGCCATCTTCCCAGGCGAAGTCGTGATCGTGGGTGAGATTCTTGGCGACCGTGCAttcgacgccgtccttcttcaacTTAGACGCCATGCCGTCGATCTCGGGCTCGTCCACGAGCGAGTCGTCGGGAGACCACGCCAGCAAGATAAGATTCTGCGCAGGTAAGGCGTCCTTGAAGCTGCCCGAGAAGGTGGCCGGCACGACCTTGTTCCAGGACTTCTGGTCTTCGCCAAAGGCACCGGCAATGAACTGGGTATA
Coding sequences within it:
- a CDS encoding Putative major facilitator superfamily, MFS transporter superfamily, producing the protein MSDGTTPMRSLTHGANTTGNAAGESLNKTMNVDDLEADPEWSAEHDLVYPEGGWTAWSQVLAGNMLNALAWGYPATFGVYQLYYTDKLHLPAAQVSWIGSVQIFLTFALCTISGRLTDAGYARHAVLVGCLFVIFGSFMTSLCTRYWQIMLAQGVCTGMGLGVLFMPSVAIIGSYFKEKRSLALAISTTGTGVGSLIFPSTLQYLVPQVGFPWAVRCSAFVALAVATIANVLLRPRLPPRKSGPLVEWTAFREGPYILFTLGVFFYFMALYFGFFYVSRKQPRCAPNTRSRTQQINTYSRKIVGFSTTDSVSLLLITNGMGIPIRPVVGWLADRHVGPINMFMLMVFLLGGMEFVWIGVETRTGMYIFSVFFGLSNGAAQGVFVGSTASLTTDPQKMGTRFGMIATISGFASLAGPPTAGAIIDKAGGQYLGAQIWGGAMMIASSLMIAAARTAKAGKAWRVKL